One Neoarius graeffei isolate fNeoGra1 chromosome 19, fNeoGra1.pri, whole genome shotgun sequence genomic region harbors:
- the LOC132867611 gene encoding GTPase IMAP family member 4-like, which produces MLDSSQAESEGCGGCGNYHFDLEKKKKLAASNHLSELRLILLGWQWPGKSLTGNTILGHEEFRLERAAEFSVKRDAERYGRKLTVVDTPGWFSAPTTPAAYQQELSRSLAMCPPGPHAFLLVVPVGMFTDMDQARIEENLVPFGEAVWRHTIVVFTWAEVLKNMPIERYIQRQGSALQWVLDKCKKRYHVVNNDAFGERTQVPQLIEKVEKMVAEEGGHFSSMSQEEKAQNPVTAEATDKNSNSKEVKERRELGARPKQNSSFSSIRMVDVKSPHNLMEEVSD; this is translated from the coding sequence GAAATTATCATTTTGATcttgaaaagaagaaaaaattagCTGCTTCGAACCATCTCTCTGAGCTGCGCCTTATCCTTCTGGGCTGGCAATGGCCTGGGAAAAGCCTGACTGGAAACACTATCCTGGGGCATGAAGAGTTTCGGCTGGAACGAGCAGCTGAATTTTCAGTGAAGCGGGATGCAGAGCGCTACGGCCGCAAGCTGACCGTTGTGGATACGCCGGGCTGGTTTTCAGCTCCGACCACTCCAGCTGCTTATCAACAAGAGCTGTCTCGTAGCCTGGCTATGTGCCCACCAGGGCCGCATGCTTTCCTGCTCgttgtgcctgtaggcatgttcACAGACATGGACCAGGCAAGAATTGAGGAGAACTTGGTGCCATTTGGTGAGGCTGTGTGGAGACATACCATTGTGGTGTTTACATGGGCAGAGGTGCTGAAGAACATGCCAATCGAGAGATATATCCAGCGCCAAGGTAGTGCACTGCAGTGGGTGCTGGACAAGTGCAAGAAGAGATACCATGTCGTCAACAATGATGCCTTTGGAGAGCGCACGCAGGTCCCACAACTGATTGAGAAGGTGGAGAAGATGGTGGCTGAGGAGGGAGGGCACTTCAGTTCCATGTCGCAGGAGGAGAAAGCGCAGAATCCGGTTACAGCTGAAGCTACTGATAAGAACTCAAACTCAAAAGAGGTGAAAGAGAGGCGTGAGCTCGGAGCTCGGCCCAAACAGAACAGTTCCTTCAGCTCAATACGGATGGTCGATGTGAAGAGTCCACACA